Proteins found in one Lycium ferocissimum isolate CSIRO_LF1 chromosome 6, AGI_CSIRO_Lferr_CH_V1, whole genome shotgun sequence genomic segment:
- the LOC132059098 gene encoding U11/U12 small nuclear ribonucleoprotein 31 kDa protein isoform X3 codes for MSKKKKHNSDSDEDDTFYYRYSSAPSPAPPSSAATSKTLTKPSHVSKTLAPSKSTVYVSNLDYTLTNSDLHTIFSTFGKVAKVTVVKDRVTRKSRGVAFILFVCRDDAVKAVKGIDKKVLNGRTLTASIASDNGRAAEFIRKKVYKDKSRCYECGEEGHLSYECPKNKLGPRERPEPSKKGRRGKMHTFSHYLMQVLLPVSQFIFDDDNWASVVDRGAEERLLKGDNEEFKKEKRGEKRKGYFSDESDEED; via the exons ATGTCGAAGAAGAAAAAGCACAACTCAGACTCCGACGAAGACGACACTTTCTACTACCGTTACTCCTCCGCACCATCACCGGCGCCGCCGTCCTCCGCCGCCACATCCAAAACCCTAACAAAACCCTCACACGTCAGCAAAACCCTAGCTCCATCAAAATCAACAGTATACGTAAGTAATCTCGATTATACCCTTACAAATTCAGATCTCCACACAATCTTCTCAACCTTCGGTAAAGTAGCAAAAGTAACTGTAGTTAAAGATCGGGTTACCCGAAAGAGCCGTGGTGTAGCTTTTATTCTATTTGTTTGTAGAGATGATGCGGTTAAAGCTGTTAAAGGAATTGACAAAAAAGTCCTTAATGGAAGAACTTTAACGGCGTCGATTGCATCGGATAATGGAAGGGCAGCAGAGTTTATAAGGAAGAAAGTTTATAAGGATAAAAGTAGGTGTTATGAATGTGGTGAAGAAGGACATTTATCGTATGAGTGTCCGAAAAATAAACTTGGTCCTAGGGAAAGACCcgagccctcgaagaaagggcgGAGAGGTAAAATGCATACATTTAGTCATTATTTGATGCAGGTTTTACTCCCtgtgtcccaatttat TTTTGATGATGATAATTGGGCGTCGGTGGTGGACAGGGGAGCAGAGGAGAGGTTATTGAAAGGAGATAATGAGGAattcaagaaggagaaaagggGGGAGAAGAGGAAAGGTTATTTTAGTGATGAGAGTGATGAGGAGGATTGA
- the LOC132059098 gene encoding U11/U12 small nuclear ribonucleoprotein 31 kDa protein isoform X1 — protein MSKKKKHNSDSDEDDTFYYRYSSAPSPAPPSSAATSKTLTKPSHVSKTLAPSKSTVYVSNLDYTLTNSDLHTIFSTFGKVAKVTVVKDRVTRKSRGVAFILFVCRDDAVKAVKGIDKKVLNGRTLTASIASDNGRAAEFIRKKVYKDKSRCYECGEEGHLSYECPKNKLGPRERPEPSKKGRRGIKNFGSNSGSGGGGKGGGGGGEWEDEEEEGDDDVAASFDDDNWASVVDRGAEERLLKGDNEEFKKEKRGEKRKGYFSDESDEED, from the exons ATGTCGAAGAAGAAAAAGCACAACTCAGACTCCGACGAAGACGACACTTTCTACTACCGTTACTCCTCCGCACCATCACCGGCGCCGCCGTCCTCCGCCGCCACATCCAAAACCCTAACAAAACCCTCACACGTCAGCAAAACCCTAGCTCCATCAAAATCAACAGTATACGTAAGTAATCTCGATTATACCCTTACAAATTCAGATCTCCACACAATCTTCTCAACCTTCGGTAAAGTAGCAAAAGTAACTGTAGTTAAAGATCGGGTTACCCGAAAGAGCCGTGGTGTAGCTTTTATTCTATTTGTTTGTAGAGATGATGCGGTTAAAGCTGTTAAAGGAATTGACAAAAAAGTCCTTAATGGAAGAACTTTAACGGCGTCGATTGCATCGGATAATGGAAGGGCAGCAGAGTTTATAAGGAAGAAAGTTTATAAGGATAAAAGTAGGTGTTATGAATGTGGTGAAGAAGGACATTTATCGTATGAGTGTCCGAAAAATAAACTTGGTCCTAGGGAAAGACCcgagccctcgaagaaagggcgGAGAG GAATAAAGAATTTTGGGAGCAACAGTGGTAGTGGTGGTGGAGGAAaggggggtggtgggggtggtgagtgggaggatgaggaggaggagggggatGATGACGTGGCAGCAAGTTTTGATGATGATAATTGGGCGTCGGTGGTGGACAGGGGAGCAGAGGAGAGGTTATTGAAAGGAGATAATGAGGAattcaagaaggagaaaagggGGGAGAAGAGGAAAGGTTATTTTAGTGATGAGAGTGATGAGGAGGATTGA
- the LOC132059099 gene encoding serine carboxypeptidase-like has protein sequence MAQWKMKLSLFLSFLLHLVFLSPSFAKVPIPSRFASKQGEKLIRELNLFPKESDNIVDRDPFPTEGSRIVEKRFSFPNLANSSVSFEDLGHHAGYYKIKHSHAARLFYFFFESRGSKDDPVVIWLSGGPGCSSELALFYENGPFTVSKNLSLVPNEYGWDKVSNLIYVDQPTGTGFSYSSDRRDLCHTEACVGDDLYDFIQAFFEEHPELVKNDFYITGESYAGHYVPAFAARVHKGNKGKEGIHINLKGFAIGNGLTDPKIQYPAYTDYALDMGLISKSDHDRINKLLPVCDIAINLCGTDGKISCLAAYFVCNSIFTAVRARAGVDINHYDIRKKCVGQLCYDFSDMEKMLNLRSVKQALGVEDIEFVSCSTTVYQAMLVDWMRNLEVGIPTLLEDGIKLLVYAGEYDLICNWLGNSRWVQAMEWNGQKEFVASPVVPFEVNGSEAGLLRSHGPLSFLKVHDAGHMVPMDQPKAALEMLKRWTGGTLSQQTTETENMVASI, from the exons ATGGCGCAATGGAAAATGAAACTTTCcctttttctctcctttcttcttcatctcgtttttctttctccttcattCGCAAAGGTTCCAATACCTTCGAGATTTGCATCGAAGCAAGGGGAAAAGTTGATTCGAGAACTCAATTTATTCCCTAAAGAATCTGATAACATCGTCGATCGAGATCCATTTCCTACGGAAGGTTCTAGAATCGTCGAGAAGCGATTCTCATTTCCTAATTTGGCGAATTCGAGTGTTTCTTTTGAAGATTTGGGACATCATGCTGGTTATTATAAGATTAAGCATTCTCATGCTGCTAG GttgttctatttcttctttGAATCACGCGGTAGTAAGGACGACCCTGTTGTCATCTGGTTGAGTGGAGGGCCTGGTTGCAGTAGTGAGCTGGCCCTTTTCTATGAAAATGGGCCTTTTACTGTTTCAAAAAATTTGTCACTTGTGCCGAATGAATATGGGTGGGACAAG GTATCAAACCTTATCTATGTAGACCAACCTACAGGTACTGGCTTCAGTTACAGTTCTGACAGACGTGACCTCTGTCACACTGAAGCATGCGTTGGCGACGACTTGTATGACTTTATTCAG GCTTTCTTTGAGGAGCATCCAGAGCTTGTAAAGAACGACTTCTACATAACCGGAGAATCATATGCCGGGCACTATGTTCCTGCTTTTGCTGCTAGAGTACACAAAGGAAATAAGGGTAAAGAAGGAATACATATAAACTTAAAG GGATTTGCCATCGGCAACGGGCTTACAGATCCCAAAATACAATACCCTGCATACACTGACTATGCATTGGACATGGGATTAATTTCGAAGTCTGATCATGATCGTATCAACAAACTACTTCCAGTTTGTGATATCGCGATAAACCTTTGCG GCACTGATGGGAAAATCTCTTGCTTGGCGGCTTATTTTGTTTGCAATTCTATATTCACTGCTGTCCGCGCACGTGCTGGGGTGGACATCAAT CACTACGACATCAGAAAGAAGTGTGTGGGACAACTCTGCTATGACTTCTCAGACATGGAGAAAATGCTGAATCTGCGCTCTGTTAAGCAGGCTCTTGGCGTTGAGGATATAGAGTTTGTCTCGTGTAGTACTACTGTGTACCAGGCCATGCTTGTTGACTGGATGAGGAACCTTGAAGTAGGAATTCCAACCTTGCTTGAGGATGGAATAAAGTTGCTTGTGTATGCTGGTgaatatgatcttatttgcAACTGGCTAG GTAACTCAAGATGGGTTCAGGCCATGGAATGGAATGGTCAGAAAGAGTTTGTAGCATCTCCCGTTGTCCCTTTTGAAGTTAATGGTTCTGAAGCAGGATTGTTGAGAAGCCATGGGCCTCTGAGTTTCCTGAAG GTTCATGATGCCGGGCACATGGTTCCAATGGATCAGCCTAAAGCTGCCTTAGAGATGCTGAAGAGGTGGACTGGAGGCACCCTTTCTCAGCAGACGACTGAGACTGAAAACATGGTCGCTTCAATATGA
- the LOC132059098 gene encoding U11/U12 small nuclear ribonucleoprotein 31 kDa protein isoform X2, with protein sequence MSKKKKHNSDSDEDDTFYYRYSSAPSPAPPSSAATSKTLTKPSHVSKTLAPSKSTVYVSNLDYTLTNSDLHTIFSTFGKVAKVTVVKDRVTRKSRGVAFILFVCRDDAVKAVKGIDKKVLNGRTLTASIASDNGRAAEFIRKKVYKDKSRCYECGEEGHLSYECPKNKLGPRERPEPSKKGRRVKEKVTWKILALTNRSS encoded by the exons ATGTCGAAGAAGAAAAAGCACAACTCAGACTCCGACGAAGACGACACTTTCTACTACCGTTACTCCTCCGCACCATCACCGGCGCCGCCGTCCTCCGCCGCCACATCCAAAACCCTAACAAAACCCTCACACGTCAGCAAAACCCTAGCTCCATCAAAATCAACAGTATACGTAAGTAATCTCGATTATACCCTTACAAATTCAGATCTCCACACAATCTTCTCAACCTTCGGTAAAGTAGCAAAAGTAACTGTAGTTAAAGATCGGGTTACCCGAAAGAGCCGTGGTGTAGCTTTTATTCTATTTGTTTGTAGAGATGATGCGGTTAAAGCTGTTAAAGGAATTGACAAAAAAGTCCTTAATGGAAGAACTTTAACGGCGTCGATTGCATCGGATAATGGAAGGGCAGCAGAGTTTATAAGGAAGAAAGTTTATAAGGATAAAAGTAGGTGTTATGAATGTGGTGAAGAAGGACATTTATCGTATGAGTGTCCGAAAAATAAACTTGGTCCTAGGGAAAGACCcgagccctcgaagaaagggcgGAGAG TAAAAGAGAAGGTAACATGGAAAATCTTAGCTTTAACCAATAGGAGTAGCTAG